A stretch of Brassica rapa cultivar Chiifu-401-42 chromosome A08, CAAS_Brap_v3.01, whole genome shotgun sequence DNA encodes these proteins:
- the LOC103834538 gene encoding period circadian protein produces MGLSKARKLLLVLVITSYVFSGTAHAWSWSWGSGQSGSSWGWGWGSDNNSGLGSGGSNSNSGGGSSWGWGWSSNGTDTNWGWGSSSGSNHSSGTGSTHNNHSSGSNQTRGSSIGSSHKNHTAQVSPRRKIEVSVWKNGFDYQEWASKHAPFHSNDVLSFKYNGKSQSKTKKHNNKNDVYLLPDLKSYKRCDVSRGKKLVARGGSSSGFKLLLRKTHQTYFFASGDHNGCNHNMKFSISPIPRSSSHTKPEFHMLSLTLNFYFVSLLDSVYFPFSFVSCASSQRWTGYSNFIVFIKLID; encoded by the coding sequence atggGTCTCTCTAAGGCACGCAAGCTACTCTTAGTCCTCGTCATCACTTCTTACGTCTTTTCCGGGACTGCTCATGCATGGAGCTGGAGCTGGGGATCTGGACAATCCGGTTCGAGCTGGGGATGGGGTTGGGGCTCCGACAATAATTCTGGCTTAGGTTCAGGTGGTTCAAACTCGAACTCAGGTGGTGGTTCAAGCTGGGGTTGGGGATGGAGCTCGAACGGAACAGACACAAACTGGGGTTGGGGAAGCAGCTCTGGCTCAAACCACTCAAGCGGCACTGGCTCTACACACAACAATCACAGCTCGGGCTCAAACCAGACACGCGGTAGTAGTATTGGCTCTTCACACAAAAACCACACGGCTCAAGTATCACCTAGAAGAAAGATTGAGGTTAGTGTGTGGAAGAACGGATTCGACTACCAAGAATGGGCTTCAAAGCATGCACCCTTCCACAGCAACGATGTCCTTTCTTTCAAGTACAACGGTAAAAGTCAATCCAAGACGAAGAAGCACAATAACAAGAACGATGTCTACTTGCTCCCGGACTTGAAGAGCTACAAGAGATGCGATGTGAGCAGAGGCAAGAAGCTAGTCGCGAGAGGAGGCTCATCATCAGGGTTTAAGTTGCTTCTCCGCAAGACTCATCAGACTTACTTCTTCGCTAGTGGAGACCACAACGGCTGCAACCACAACATGAAGTTCTCTATCTCCCCGATTCCTCGTTCTTCTTCACACACTAAACCCGAATTCCACATGCTTTCCCTTACGTTAAACTTCTACTTTGTTTCGTTGTTAGATTctgtttattttcctttttcttttgtttcttgtgcCTCAAGTCAACGATGGACTGGGTACTCCAATTTCATAGTTTTTATCAAACTCATTGACTAA
- the LOC103834426 gene encoding D-3-phosphoglycerate dehydrogenase 1, chloroplastic: MSAAAASSAISVAATNPLKTFSLSSRSPLPSAISLPSRSLNTPRRRLVLVSCTAGDGSKPTILVAEKLGEAGVKLLEGFANVDCSYNMTPEELNTKISLCDALIVRSGTKVGREVFESSRGRLKVVGRAGVGIDNVDLSAATEFGCLVVNAPTANTIAAAEHGIALLASMARNVAQSDASVKAGEWKRNKYVGVSLVGKTLAVMGFGKVGTEVARRAKGLGMRVIAHDPYAPADRAHAIGVELVSFDEALATADFISLHMPLTPATNKILNDETFAKMKKGVRIVNVARGGVIDEDALVRALDAGIVSQAALDVFTTEPPAKDSPLVQHENVTVTPHLGASTMEAQEGVAIEIAEAVVGALNGELAATAVNAPMVSAEVLTELKPYVILAEKLGRLAVQLVAGGSGVKNVKVSYTSARATDDLDTRLLRAMITKGIIEPISDVYVNLVNADFTAKQRGLRLSEERVLLDGSPENPLETITVQLGNVESKFASSLSESGEVKVEGRVKDGIPHLTKVGSFEVDVTLEGSIILCRQVDQPGMIGTVGSILGESNVNVNFMSVGRIAPRKQAIMAIGVDDQPSKETLKKIGEIPAIEEFVFLKL; the protein is encoded by the exons ATGTCAGCCGCCGCCGCATCCTCCGCGATCTCCGTCGCCGCCACCAACCCCCTCAAGACCTTTTCCCTCTCCTCCAGATCCCCTCTCCCATCCGCCATCTCCCTCCCATCTCGCAGCCTTAACACCCCTCGCCGCCGCCTCGTCCTCGTATCCTGCACCGCCGGAGACGGATCCAAACCCACGATCCTCGTCGCGGAGAAGCTCGGCGAGGCCGGCGTGAAGCTCCTGGAGGGTTTCGCGAATGTCGACTGCTCTTACAACATGACCCCCGAGGAGCTCAACACCAAGATCTCCCTCTGCGACGCCTTGATCGTTCGCAGTGGAACTAAAGTTGGTCGGGAGGTTTTCGAGTCCTCTCGCGGACGTCTCAAGGTCGTTGGACGCGCTGGTGTTGGGATTGACAACGTGGATCTGAGCGCCGCGACTGAGTTTGGGTGTCTTGTCGTTAACGCCCCCACGGCTAACACGATCGCCGCCGCTGAGCATGGGATCGCACTTTTAGCCTCCATGGCTAGAAACGTCGCTCAGTCTGATGCGTCTGTTAAAGCTG GAGAGTGGAAGAGGAACAAGTATGTTGGTGTTTCACTCGTCGGCAAGACCCTCGCAGTGATGGGATTCGGGAAAGTTGGGACCGAAGTTGCTCGTCGTGCTAAAGGTCTCGGCATGCGTGTGATTGCTCATGATCCTTACGCACCTGCAGACCGTGCACACGCCATTGGTGTTGAGCTGGTGAGCTTCGACGAAGCCTTGGCGACTGCGGATTTCATTTCGCTCCACATGCCTCTTACACCTGCAACGAACAAGATACTCAACGACGAAACGTTCGCGAAGATGAAGAAGGGAGTTCGTATCGTTAACGTTGCTCGTGGAGGTGTGATAGACGAAGACGCGTTGGTGAGGGCTCTTGATGCTGGGATTGTTTCTCAGGCTGCGCTTGATGTTTTCACTACTGAGCCGCCGGCTAAAGACAGCCCTCTGGTGCAGCACGAGAATGTCACTGTGACACCTCATCTTGGAGCCAGCACGATGGAGGCTCAGGAAGGAGTTGCTATTGAGATCGCTGAAGCTGTTGTTGGAGCTTTGAACGGAGAGCTCGCTGCTACTGCTGTCAATGCACCTATGGTCTCTGCTGAGGTTCTGACTGAGCTGAAACCGTATGTGATACTAGCCGAGAAGCTAGGGAGACTAGCGGTGCAGCTCGTGGCTGGAGGAAGCGGCGTGAAGAACGTGAAAGTCTCCTACACGTCAGCACGAGCCACTGATGATCTAGACACAAGACTGCTCCGAGCCATGATCACCAAGGGAATCATCGAGCCGATCTCTGACGTGTACGTCAACTTGGTCAACGCTGACTTCACAGCCAAGCAGAGAGGACTCAGACTCTCGGAGGAGCGTGTGCTCTTGGACGGGTCACCAGAGAACCCGTTGGAGACAATAACAGTTCAGCTAGGCAACGTGGAGTCCAAGTTCGCGAGTTCTTTGTCTGAATCAGGAGAGGTGAAAGTGGAAGGAAGGGTGAAAGATGGGATCCCGCATTTGACGAAGGTTGGATCTTTTGAGGTGGatgtgactcttgaaggtagtATCATACTGTGCAGGCAGGTTGATCAGCCGGGTATGATTGGGACGGTGGGGAGCATCCTTGGAGAGTCTAATGTTAATGTTAACTTCATGAGCGTTGGGAGGATTGCGCCGAGGAAGCAAGCCATCATGGCGATTGGAGTAGATGATCAGCCAAGCAAGGAGACTCTTAAGAAGATTGGAGAGATCCCAGCGATTGAGGAGTTTGTTTTCCTCAAGCTCTAA
- the LOC103834427 gene encoding cyclin-dependent kinases regulatory subunit 1, whose amino-acid sequence MGQIQYSDKYFDDTFEYRHVVLPPDTAKLLPKNRLLSENEWRAIGVQQSRGWVHYAIHRPEPHIMLFRRTLNYQQQQQENQAHNVLAK is encoded by the exons ATGGGTCAGATCCAGTACTCTGACAAATACTTCGACGATACTTTCGAGTACAG GCACGTCGTGCTTCCTCCTGACACCGCTAAGCTTCTCCCGAAGAATCGTCTTCTCTCCGAA AACGAGTGGCGTGCGATTGGAGTGCAGCAGAGCCGTGGATGGGTCCATTACGCCATTCATCGTCCTGAGCCACACATCATGCTCTTCAGGAGGACTCTCAATtaccagcagcagcagcaggagAACCAAGCTCACAACGTCCTCGCTAAGTGA